TGGAAAGAAATCAAATTTGTATTTCTTGTGGAATCTGAttccctaaaataaaaaataaaaacacaaaaaaaacaaaacaaaaattgcatggtttacCCGACAAAACCTATTATTAGGATTCCACATGCATCTTTACAGGTAAAATCTAAAATGTGAAATCCTGTTaaattaaagaaagtgatatgaGAAAACTttagcaaataaaataaaattagaaaaaaagaaaaaaaagaaacgtatCTAGTGTCCCGCCATCGCAGCCATGGAAGAGGTTGGCTTAGACTGGAGTGACCACAAATATAGATCCCGCGAGGTGGGAACCGCGATTGGAAGGAAAGAATAGAGGTTGCAATCCCGATGGCCGTCGGTAATTTCTCTTCGTGGCTTTGCAATAAAACGTGGAAAAGGCATCAAGCCCACCGCCATGGCCGTGGAGGCCGCTAGCCTCGAGTAACCGCAGAGTTAGGTTCGCGCTAGGCGAGCAATCCCAAATCTGGAGGTCGTGACCTCCACAGCTGCAAGTTGCAACCTcggcgcagagagagagagagagctgaacacatgttaatccccaaaattTGCAAGTTCGTCGTTGTTGGCATTCACGTTTGCTCTCTCGTTTCCTCAACCTCGATATCGTGGGTAAGAAGAAGATcagatggaaagaaagaagaacaaaataaaaattgaataataatGATAGCAGAACACATGTTAACCATCCAACTTTAGGTTTCATTTGtttagcaaaaaataaataattagaaaaatattttttttaaaaataaatgttaaTATCACTCGCAAGAAAAGgaacgaaatttttttttttttttttttttttgcttcattgTCAACAAAAAGCTTAAGCATGTCTTTGACCAAACTATTAGGATCTTTTTGTCAAAAgtaattttgtcttttgaattttccgcCATCCGCATGTTTTTGTCCATCGGCATTTCTCCCTTTCTTATCTTCACCCATTTATATTCTatcaaaactctctctctctctctctctctctctctctctctcacccatCACCCACACACCCACGCCCACACCCACACACCCACGTAAAAAGCTAAAACTATAGATACCTTTAAGTATATGCATCATTTATCTTTCGAAATAATAGTAATTGAAAtttacttttctcattttccatcatttttcCGCCATCTATGTTGCATAGAAAATGAGTAACTGATGGTATTTTCGATATCAATGAAAagttatgtctaaatatttttgttaatttttcatcGATGATAACAACATTTTCCACTAACGCATTTTTCcatgagaaaaaaagtaatgaataaTTGGAAGGATActttatcattaatttttcctaaaataatcgGAGCTTATTGGTATACGGAATTTATATGCAATCTTGTATCATAGTGTTGACAATTCTTGAGTCTGACCCACTTGATTAAATATCAACTTGTAGTATGTCACGTCATTGatagagattttttggatcaacTTTAGTATACGTGACATAATTTGAAACTTTATAGGATAATGCAAAGTATATTATGATTTGCCTACAAAATTTGTACTAAATAATAAGTCACACTTTTACGGCATGCTGAATATAACACActtatttaaaaggaaaaatccacgTCGCTTAGTATACCAATTATGTGGACCAGTCTTCGTGAATTTAGCTTTGCACTAACTTCCTATGTAAGGGAGAAATCCTGGCTCTAGCTCAACAACTTGCTACTCATGGAAGAACTCACATCTTgtgcttcctcctcctcaattGTCCCTCTTTGTCATGAAACCTCACCCACTCCCCAGCAGCTCTCGTCCATTTGATCCTCCGAGCCCGACCTGAGGACTGGGTTTACTCCATCTTTTGGCAGCCCTCAAGAGACGACCACGGCCGTCTTGTGCTCACCTGGGGCTATGGCCATTTCCGAGGAACTACAAGGGAACCATTTGCATCCACGCCCACCACAAATAGGGTACTCAAAGAAGCCCAATGTCCGGATGGTCAGTTCGCTCACAGCAGCGACATCAACATCGACGACCCTGAATGGTACGATATCTTCTCCGTCATGAGGTTATATTCCTCTGAAGACGGCATTCTAGGAAGAGAATTTCGCTCAGGTGGTCACATCTGGTTGAGTGGTGAAGACCACCATGAGCTGGAGATGAGAGAGTGTGATGAGAGGGTCAAAGAAGCAAGAATGCATGGAATCCAAAGCATAGTGTGCATATCAATTCCTGATGGATCTGGGGTTCTTGAATTGGGCTCCTCAGAGATCATCCAAGAAGATTGGAGCTCAGTCCTTTTAGCCAAGACCTTCTTCCCTGCTCATTTCTGAGCCCCCTAATTAATTCTCGCGTGAACCCATCCGACGATGCCAAAGAAGAACGCACTTGTCGGTGCCAGCAAGGGCCCATATGCTAAACCTGTCCAAGTCCATAACATATCTGAGAAGAGCGGTAGGAAGAAAACAGTGGACGAAGACGATAAAGAATCATCATTATCCCCACTTCTGTCTGGTCCGTCGAGAAACGGGGTGGCAGAGCGGCAGCGGAGGAACAAGATGAACCAGCAGTTCTACGCACTCCGCCCTGTTGTCCCCACCATATCAAGAATGCACAAGGCGTCCCTTCTCGCCGATGCCATGGACTACATCAAGGAACTCCAGTCCCGGATTGCCGCATTGGAGTCCAAGCTTGTTAAGTCCGAGCTGTCATCACCGAAGCGCCTCAAAAGTAATAGGACTGTTGCCTCCTTCAGCGACGTGAGTAAGA
The sequence above is drawn from the Eucalyptus grandis isolate ANBG69807.140 chromosome 11, ASM1654582v1, whole genome shotgun sequence genome and encodes:
- the LOC104446167 gene encoding transcription factor bHLH14, encoding MPKKNALVGASKGPYAKPVQVHNISEKSGRKKTVDEDDKESSLSPLLSGPSRNGVAERQRRNKMNQQFYALRPVVPTISRMHKASLLADAMDYIKELQSRIAALESKLVKSELSSPKRLKSNRTVASFSDVSKITSLSSKNSSTTLAVPGWREMVVDVKMVRQEAVIRVWSPNLDHPCARLMDMLKELEFKVQDANMSCMKG